DNA from Neoarius graeffei isolate fNeoGra1 chromosome 17, fNeoGra1.pri, whole genome shotgun sequence:
aaaaataaataattttggaAAATTTTAATAATGTTCAAGAAATCCATACTGAAGGGGCGTCTGGCTACATAAATTTGACTTAAAGTAAAAAATATTAGATTAgactagattagatagaactttattgatccctttgggagggttccctcagggaaattaaaattccagcagcatcattacaggataaacagagaatagaaaatagagaaaaaacttctagataaattaaatatttacatatacaaatataaaaagaataagatatggggaagagaggaagtagTGGGGGGGAAAGgagccagcaggagagatattgcactttatattgcacattgtccagtattgctttttgtcaggctaggctgctgctccttcccgtcctctgtcctcctgttccccctcctccccccagagaggagttgtacagtctgatggcgtgagggacaaaggagtttttaagtctgttcgtcctgcacttgggaaggagcattctgtcactgaacaggctcctctgaacCCACAGGGGTCTATTGCCTGGAGGTTGGTgatattgtttgtttttgctttgcTCCCCCCTGCCCCTCTTTTCAAACTGGCCTTATTGTGGCGGAGATCATGATCAGTGACTAAGTCATTATCGTTATACGCCCAGCTGCTTCCTGGAGTTGAATAAGCGCAACGATGCAAGATAAACACAGTTTAAACATTTCCAACGTCGGTTTAAATGAAGTCAGTTTTATATGATGCAAATTGTTTGGAATGTACGTTTTTTGACGCAGCGTAACTGGGTTGGGATGgcgccaataaataaataaatataatcgtTCATATTTGCCTGCGTACCTAATATCTGAACAGTTACATAATGGCGATAAAATAAATCTGTACTGTGATTTATAAGCGGGTCCGAGGACATTTTTTGGAAGGGTTCCCTAGTCGGAGGGTTTGTGAACCTCTGTCTTAGGGTGCTATGGACACAGGTGGAACTTGGATTAAAAGAAACTTGGAGGAAAGGAAGAAAAAAGCCAATTAGCTTAATCTAATTAGGACAgtaaggttttttttatttttattttttgatcgTAATACTTCGATTGTAGTCAAGACTTTCACTGTATCATTAATCTGCGATGATAAGTTCAGAGAATCTAACAGTTATTTACGAGCTAAAAACCACTCCTGCTGTTCTATCAAACCGACTTCGCTCATTTCTAATCGCAACGTTCAGTTTCTCCCACCACTTTTAAAGTTTACCCATGTTGTCAGATATAAAGTGACTATCTCAGTGAGGTTCTGAATGAGTGAATAAGTGTATATGGATGGATGACACACTCTTTTGGCATGCACCCATGTTCACTGGCAAAGATGAGAGAATTCAGAGCACAATACCTGCTGACTGAATCCTGTCAGGCTGTGTGAATGGTGCTGCATCTCAGTTGCTCATGTCTCCGGTCAGCACCGTGTTCGTCTTGAATCCCTGCTACCTGAAGCGGGGAGAAAGAAAGGCCTGTCCGCTCTCCATTCATCACACGCTGTCATAGAGAAGGGGGCTCATTGttgctgaggtgtgtgtgtatgtgtgcttggTGAAAGCAGCTTGGCTTGGGTTGCGCTGTCAGGTGGTGTAGCCCGAGGGGAGAGGAATGTTCATAGTATCAACAGCAGCGCTAATCAAACAATGGATTAGACTTTTACACAACATTCCTTTGTGCGTTAAACCATTTCCTCATATGCTATAGAAAGGCATGTAGGTGGGGCAGTGATACAAAGTGAAACTGTATAATGAATGCATTCAACTTTGTTCATATGCATACCACGACTGTGCTTGATTTCTGTGTAACCCATAACAGCTTTTCTGTATAGCTAATAGGATCTCACTCACTGGTTATATATTGAATTCCAAGTGTATATGGGTAAATATTTCATAACATTGCACTATGATGGACTTCATATGTCATATGATTAGGCTAGTAGGTATAAAATGTCTAAAAATTGCTCCTCACTGTCTAATTCCAGATCCAGGGCCGATGGGTTGCAGAGAACTGCGCTCTACGAAGTACATCTCGGACGGCCAGTGCACCAGTATCAACCCCATTAAAGAGCTGGTGTGTGCAGGAGAGTGCCTCGCTGCCCAGATGCTCCCCAACTGGATAGGTGGATATGGTAAAAAGCCGAGGAGCCGCCGGGGCAGCCAGGACTGGCGTTGCGTCAATGACAAGACCCGCACCGAACGCATTCAGCTGCAGTGCCAGGATGGCAGCACCAGGACCTACAAGATCACAGTGGTGACCGGCTGCAAGTGCAAACGTTACCTGAAACAGCACAATGAATCAGCAAACAAGTCTGAGAGCATCACTCAACGTCAGCAGATCCACAAGCCCAAAAGCAAGCGGAAGCATCGAAATAGAAAAGTGAACGGGAATTGGCACGAGTCGGAGTCCTGAGCCATCGGGCTctgaatgaaaagaaaaaaaaaaagactctggACTACCTGTGAAAGAAGGACTGCAGAGCTGAAGAGCTCAGGAGTAGAGCACATTGATTATCAGGATAACATGTTGAATGGAAACTGATGGCTATTCCAGACGTAGTGGCTTCAGATCAAACTCAGCCTCCAGCAAAGTGCCATACAATCACTGCTCGTGCTTCCTATACTATCCATACCGACTTTATGCCAGAGTTTGGCATTTCAGTATATTGAAAATATCACCTGACCATGACTGTCTCTCTGTGAGAAATCATAGCACTGGCTATACTCTCCATCGAAAGCCAGATGACCCTGAATATCTCGTGTTTGAGAACAATATAGCTGTGTAAATAAAGTAAATACAGtctgtgtgtgtaatgtgtgtaaaTATAAAGCATTTAAATATGTAACTGCAAGATATTTAGTTACTGTTAGCAAGTATACATTGATGTAATATATTTTATATTGATGTTCTCATCATGTGGGTCATCTAATCCTTCATATACGTGTTGTAATTTTATACAGGCATTATATTGCACTATTTGATATGATGGCAATTTCACTGTTTTTGTGTAAAAGTATTAAATGGTCATAATTTGGATACATGTCATTTTTTTGGTCTGTTTTCTTTGGTCTTCTTCCCTTTTAAATTGTCAGTTTGCAACACATTAACGGTTGCCATTATGCATAACCTACACAAAGATCATACACACTTATTAAACATTGAatctacattacaggcatttagcagatgctctgatccagagcaatgtagaacatacgcagcctggggagcagttcggggttaggttccttgctcaagggcacttcagacattcctgctggtccgggGAGTCGAACCGGCGACCAGCGGATCTAGACATAAGAGATCTGAATTCAGTTTGTGAAATATTTTCATCCATcccgtcctacagggtcgcaggcaagctggagcctatcccagctgactatgggcgagaggcggggtacaccctggacaagtcgccaggtcatcacagagcttcaTATGTACATCTTATACCTATTGAGAATTAACCAGCTATGTTTTCCTAAATACTTAGTGTTTGTgtatacagtggtgtagtggttagcacggtcacctcacagcaaaaaggttctgggttcgaacccagaggccggcgagggcctttctgtgtggagtttgcatgttctccccgtgtctgcgtgggtttcctccgggtgctccggtttccccccacaatccaaagacgtaggttaggttaatgtgggacggtcttgggctgaggtgcccttgagcgaggcacctaaccctgggcgctgttagcatagctgcccactgctctgggtatgtgtgtgtgttcactgcttcagatgggttaaatgcagagaggaaatttcacaagtgtgtgatgaataaagttgtgctttctttttcttcttctttactaGTACACTAAGAGCTCATTCAttcgttttctcatctcatctcattatctctagccgctttgtcctgttctacagggtcgcaggcaagctggagcctatcccagctgactacgggtgaaaggcggggtacaccctggacaagtcgccaggtcatcacagggctgacacatagacacagacaaccattcacactcacattcacacctacgctcaatttagagtcaccagttaacctaacctgcatgtctttggactgtgggggaaacccgagcacctggaggaaacccatgcggacacgaggagaacatgcaaactccacacagaaaggccctcgccagccacgaggctcgaacccaggaccttcttgctgtgaggcgacagcgctaaccactacaccaccgtgccgccctcattcgttttctataccacttattcATTACGGGTCAGGGTGAGCCGGagacaatcccagctgacactggatGAGACAGGTTGTCAGTTTATTAGGGCGAACATAGAGacctatgggaaatttagagtagccagttgacctcatccgTATGTATTTGGACTTGGAggaaacaggcacaaggagatcatgcaaactctacaccctggcaggttcgaacccagaacttgcttgctgtgaggtgactattCAGAGAGaatcctttatttttattttttatttttgaaagacGGCAACAGAACACTAACAGGCAGCACCATCTCACATCTTATCATTATCCACATTATAACATCACTGTGTTGGCTTCATCGTTGCTCTATAATTCATGATACTTAAGAAATCTAGGCAACATACCCTCAACATTATAATATTTATTAAATGAATATGATTTAacagcgggcggcacagtggtgtagtggttagcgctgtcgcctcacagcaagaaggtccgggttcgagccccgtggccggcgagggcctttccgtgtggagtttgcatgttctccccgtgtccgcgtgggtttcctccgggtgctccggtttcccccacagtccaaagacatgcaggttaggttaactggtgactctaaattgaccgtaggtgtgaatgtgagtgtgaatggttgtctgtgtctatgtgtcagccctgtgatgacctggcgacttgtccagggtgtaccccgcctttcgcccgtagtcagctgggataggctccagcttgcctgcgaccctgtagaacaggataaagcggctagagataatgagatgagatgagatgagatgagatgatttaacaGCAGTAAGAGACCTCTGGGATGGCAGATGCCACTCTGTGCCACCCATGTAACCACGCCCCttttataattaataataattcatAACAACGAGTAGTCATCTGTCGAAATTATATGCGGTTTGAGGACTAGTAGAATATatttctttaataataataataaaactccaTTAAAATGGCATGCTGGGACATTTAGCTCCCTGAGGTGTTATAACCGCTTGTGCTTTGCTACCATGCTAAAGCTAAAGTAGCACAGGCGTCTCTGTAAAGGCTGAATCCCAAATGGCTTCCTACTGCctttatagtgcactacacaggctgcAGATGGTATTATTTCATCGCTCCTGAAGTGAACAACTACAGGGAGTTCGGAGTTATATGGAACTAAGTTTGAATGCTGTCCGTTCTGGTTATTTAAAGCTATTTAGAGTTATGTTTGCTGGTTGGATTAGCCGACTAGCTTCGGGTTAAAGAGGGAAGAGCGGCGGCCTGGCGATCCGGGGCTTTTCCTGAAATTCGAATCCGACCACTGTGAGGGAATGACGGGGCGCGATGCCGTGGGTTTCCCGGTGGCGGTGGTTCTGCCGGCTGCAGGTTGTGGTGAAAGGACAGGGCTGCCGACCCCCAAACAGTTCTGTACCTTCCTCAACAGACCACTTATCAGCTTCACCATGGAAACTTTTGAAAGGTATCTCCATAGCAAGCTGATATTTCTCATTCAGACCTTCCTGAGCCACGCTGTGAGAGAAACCAGTGAGATGAGGTTATTAACACCAGCATCTCATTTcacatgtttaaagcatgtgtctgTGAAATCCAGACCTGTGGTGTGTGTTTTAAGTTGATGTAAGCGCAATGCATTCTGGGTTACGTAGTTTCTACAGTCTGTGAGCCAAAATCCACAGCAAGGCATGCTTATTTGGGCCACATCATCACCTAGTGactagactcgattactacttttgcaaaccactagtaaagataagcaaatatgtgccaggaatcaagtgtggatatacgtagtagtggggatgggtgtgccggggcggcacggtggtgtagtggttagcgctgtcgcctcacagcaagaaggtccgggttcgagccccgtggccgacgagggcctttctgtgcggagtttttgcatgttctccccatgtccgtgtgggtttcctccgggtgctccggtttcccccacagtccaaagacatgcaggttaggttaactggtgactctaaattgagcgtaggtgtgaatgtgagtgtgaatggttgtctgtgtctatgtgtcagccctgtgatgacctggcgacttgtccagggtgtaccccgcctctcgcccgtagtcagctgggataggctccagcttgcctgcgaccctgtagaacaggataagcggctacagataatgagatgagatgagatgagatggctgtgccaggctagtaatctctactacacaatgaggtggtcatatttgtctgggtcatacaattctatgttatatagctgacccgaccccggccccccatcacagtcaggaacgacaatgtggcccccagagaaaaagtttggtgacccctgacctAGTCGTTCAAAGATGAGAGGAAGACATCagtgtaagggtagtatctcactgggctgcgactagtttgagacacaacaattgcgataaaatatgcgaattagcgagaattttcacttggaatcacgctGAAATTGATATTCGCGTATTTtaccacaattgttgtgtctccagctagtcgcaggctgtcgcagcccggctttccctcagcaggcagggaagtagaggaagcctcacgggaactgacttgagaagggttcacgatggttttgcagctattttgagagaaattttgtcgcacgaattttttgaacatgttcaaaatttcagcgacgaaggagcgacactttgcgactcatgcgaggaacttgagaagccctgcgaatgtttcaagacacttttgaagctCTCTCGCGGATGACGTTCACAATTTGTCGTAAGCTGtcgagcctgcgactagttggagacgcaacaattgcaataaaatatgcaaattagcgagaattttcacttggaatcacactgaattgatattcgcatattttaccacaattgttgtgtctccaactagtcgcaggctgtctcagcccagtgagatactggctcgcacttcctgtctcaacttgcacttcctgtctcacggaaactgacttgagaagggttcgcgacagctttgcgacaccagcgaagcatttgtggctattttgagagaaattttgtcgcacgaattttttgaacatgttcaaaatttcagtgatgaaggagcgacactttgcgactcatgcgaggaaattgagaagccccgcgaatgtttcaagacacttttgaagctCTCTCGCGGATGACGTTCACAATTTGTCGTAAGCTGtcgagcctgcgactagttggagacgcaacaattgcgataaaatatgcaaattagcgagaattttcacttggaatcgcattgaattgatattcgcatattttaccacaattgttgtgtctccaactagtcgcaggctgtctcagcccagtgagatactggctcgcacttcctgtctcaacttgcacttcctgtctcacggaaactgacttgagaagggttcgcgacagctttgcgacaccagcgaagcATTTGTgggtattttgagagaaattttgtcacacgaattttttgaacatgttcaaaatttcagtgatgaaggagcgacactttgcgactcatgcgaggaaattgagaagccccgcgaatgtttcaagacgctTTTGAAACTCTGTCGCGAATGatattcgcaatttgtcgcaagctgtcgcatcccagtgagatactacccttaagggttcagtcaagtcaagtttgtttgtatagcacttttaacaatagatattgtcccaaagcagctttacagaatctgaataacccaagacatgagccaattttatccctcatctatccccaatgagcaagcctgtggcgacagtggcaaggaaaaactccctcagacgacatgaggaagaaacctcgagagatcccaaaagggaacccatcctcatttgggcaccaacagacaacatgactacaacattaacagttttaacatgaagtcagtttcgttgatgttataactcttcattgatggaaacttgagtgcaaaactgttcatgacaactgcagtcctaaagttagcaagtcagctgtagtcctcagcattactgtaagtgtccagagcgtcttccaagtgtgactttcaactgtccgtatggggccgtcctctacaggagcgatgtgatgagactccaaccagacacagggcatcaggatggattaggcaggtccggggagcagaagaggtcagaatctcgatcccaggattggcgtgtaactcagagggacagattttttttggggggagagaaaacacaggtagttaggtatgcccaatgtcacctgaataagtaggaacagtatacatattgcactgagtacaagcagggactccggcaaaactaactatgacagcataactaaaaggggagagccagaaggtaacacaggcatgagggagccccgggacataaagcagcagccacgacaccatcaacaaactcgagtgagcaagcgagtgctcTATTTAGGGCATCCACatcagatccatccattatccgcaaccgcttatcctgttctacagggtcacgggaaagctggatcctatcccaactgactacgggcgaaaggcggggtacaccctggacaagtcgccaggtcatcacagggctgacacatagacacagacaaccattcacactctcattcacacctacggtcaatttagagtcaccagttaacctcacctgcatgtctttggactgtgggggaaaccggagcacccggaggaaacccacgcggacacggggagaacatgcaaactccacacagaaaggccctcgccagccactgggctcgagccccgaaccttcttgctgtgaggcgacagtgctgtccACATCagattattaaaataatatttattggctggtgttgtgtgtttttatatCAAATACACTCCATTCATCTAGCACGAGAGTTGAAGAAGAgttcactatcatgctagctgaatggaatatatctgatataccacgaaaacagCTATTAttgttacctcgcccaggacggagtgaggtattgttttcggtggggtttctttgtcttttttgtttgtttgttttgttagcaacattacaggaaaccggctggaccaatcttcatgaaactttcaggatagatgcacattgatctcaaatagaccctccaacattttgagggtcatccggtcaaagtcaccaaaaaggtctAAATCGTTTTTGGTGCAAATGGTGTCCCAATGTCCCGAATATGTCCCAAATCACTCCTTACTCACTACATGGTGGACTATATAGTCAGGTCGCCATTTTCtaatgctgtccgaatgtatagtgagcattattacaccctatatagtacaCTCAgagtatctcacaatgcatcacgaaaagtagtgccaCGGCAAAGAAGTAGTTTTACCATGTAATTCATAAGcttactatatagtcctctatatagtaattccctgtatagtgagtagggtgtagtgaacgagtgagtgatttaggaCACAACGTttataaccaatcagcacttggactgatcaagttcgattacccgttctatttcTTGACAAACTTTTGGAATTAATCAGAactagaaacgaaataagagaaacctcgttataacttcgtagtatcgggagataatcaacagatcaaaagataaatgaaattcacctcgtggttcgccaaggctacagattcgatatcaagtaagtggtgtttattttaagaaaattcacCTTTTGATTATaacagcagggatgagagttttccggttttcggcggatttccactttttccgagtaaaaatcgacctttttatattatgccaaatccgttgagaatttttttttcatttattgagggggggttggggtatgttccttcgtgatactcaagcgtaattcattcctacgacaatgttacatgtttacattttcgccatctttagtctcgctaagtctcgcggtagaatacgtgttctctacaatgtaattggccaaaacattgatggcgagagcatgatagccaatcataacagttcttacaaaagtacccacatccgttctattttatcgaaacttgcacatgttcatcgtcgctgctcttcaaaaatacgtttctctttcgtgtcggcttttttactcaaaatgccgaatacaattgacaagcgagacgaagcgaaggtacgtgaaatcgatgatggtataaaaaacaagtttaggtGGGATTGGTTGGATTGTAAAGTTACGATAACTTCAGTAGATGGCAAGCATGAACCCGTGTCTGTTACCATCGGCGATTTCGTTAAGAAACTCGACATCGCAGGAAAAGCACTGTGTACTGTGTGTGATGATGGTGCGGTTAACTACCGATCAAGAAGACTGAAAGCATTTGAGAGCCACGCTGTAACCGCAAAACATCGGAAGCAGGCATTTTTATTGAAGAGCAATTATTCATTATCGAGTGCTTTTCAATTGAGGACATAtggtagggagaaaaggtcagtcaccctaagaaattttatttaatatacaaccccgattccaaaaaagttgggacaaagtacaaattgtaaataaaaacggaatgcaataatttacaaatctcaaaaactgatattgtattcacaatagaacatagacaacatatcaaatgtcgaaagtgagacattttgaaatttcatgctaaatattggctcatttgaaatttcatgacagcaacacatctcaaaaaagttgggacaggggcaataagaggctggaaaagttaaaggtacaaaaaaggaacagctggaggagcaaattgcaactcattaggtcaattggcaataggtcattaacatgactgggtataaaaagagcatcttggagtggcagcggctctcagaagtaaagatgggaagaggatcaccaatccccctaattctgcgccgacaaatagtggagcaatatcaggagttcgacagtgtaaaattgcaaagagtttgaacatatcatcatctacagtgcataatatcatcaaaagatttagagaatctggaagaatctctgtgcgtaagggtcaaggccggaaaaccatactgggtgcccgtgatcttcgggcccttagacggcactgcatcacatacaggcatgcttctgtattggaaatcacaaaatgggctcaggaatatttccagagaacattatctgtgaacacaattcaccgtgccatccgccgttgccagctaaaactctatagttcaaagaagaagccgtatctaaacatgatccagaagcgcagacgtcttctctgggccaaggctcatttaaaatggaccatggcaaagtggaaaattgttttgtggtcaggcgaatcaaaatttgaagttctttatggaaatcagggacgccgtgtcattcagactaaagaggagaaggacgacccaagttgttatcagcgctcagttcagaagcctgcatctctgatggtatggggttgcattagtgcgtgtggcatgggcagcttacacatctggaaagacaccatcaatgctgaaaggtatatccaggttctagagcaacatatgctcccatccagacgacgtctctttcagggaagaccttgcattttccaacatgacaatgccaagccacatactgcatcaattacagcatcatggctgcgtagaagaagggtccgggtactgaactggccagcctgcagtccagatctttcacccatagaaaacatttggcgcatcataaaacggaagatacgacaaaaaagacctgacagttgagcaactagaatcctacattagacaagaatgggttaacattcctatccctaaacttgagcaacttgtctcctcagtccccagacgtttacagactgttgtaaagagaaaaggggatgtctcacagtggtgaacatggccttgtcccaacttttt
Protein-coding regions in this window:
- the sostdc1a gene encoding sclerostin domain-containing protein 1a, whose product is MRVHMDESRNLLFLLCVLMKTSTTMKNDATEIVYPRMAEDPAEEPADEAALNRARGGGRGSESAPRDRADPGPMGCRELRSTKYISDGQCTSINPIKELVCAGECLAAQMLPNWIGGYGKKPRSRRGSQDWRCVNDKTRTERIQLQCQDGSTRTYKITVVTGCKCKRYLKQHNESANKSESITQRQQIHKPKSKRKHRNRKVNGNWHESES